In Aedes albopictus strain Foshan chromosome 3, AalbF5, whole genome shotgun sequence, the following are encoded in one genomic region:
- the LOC115253496 gene encoding 8-oxo-dGDP phosphatase NUDT18, with protein sequence MENNLIRVLEGQYLDELTSELCDFSLEEQNAATEAQGVKPLASSDYVPIVGKSVTYVVACVIVNDKNEVLMMQEAKESCAGKWYLPAGRMEPGETIMEAGMREVLEETGLKVDVTTLLAVESAGGTWFRFVLTGRVSGGELKTPSQADQESIQAKWVGNLDELNLRANDILPIIDLARNHKRRIPKDPNWHKDILPARKAHYKNYLRVVVAIKNKSTNQVFILLSEKTAYHFPTVEIHPGRSIHSTLKKFMIELFGADLPQHRPHGVLSVEHHTTRSQPNPTDGVCLTLLVICRPSIESVSLIGKCIWHELNKELSARLAMTVAAKNSTLLMHVVR encoded by the coding sequence ATGGAGAATAACTTGATTCGAGTGTTGGAGGGACAGTACCTGGACGAGTTGACCAGTGAATTGTGTGACTTTTCGTTGGAAGAACAGAATGCGGCTACGGAGGCGCAAGGCGTCAAGCCTCTGGCTTCATCGGATTACGTGCCAATCGTGGGCAAAAGTGTGACCTACGTGGTAGCTTGTGTGATTGTTAACGACAAAAATGAAGTGTTGATGATGCAGGAGGCGAAAGAGTCGTGTGCAGGAAAGTGGTACCTTCCAGCGGGTCGTATGGAGCCCGGTGAAACGATTATGGAAGCTGGTATGcgagaagttctggaagaaactGGACTCAAAGTGGATGTCACAACGCTTCTTGCAGTGGAATCGGCTGGTGGCACGTGGTTCAGATTCGTCTTAACGGGTCGGGTGTCAGGTGGAGAGCTCAAAACCCCGTCTCAAGCGGATCAGGAATCCATTCAAGCCAAGTGGGTTGGCAATCTCGACGAACTGAATCTCCGCGCCAACGACATACTGCCAATCATAGATCTGGCGCGAAACCACAAACGACGAATTCCCAAAGACCCCAACTGGCACAAGGATATCCTTCCGGCGCGGAAAGCGCACTACAAAAACTACCTCCGGGTAGTAGTGGCCATCAAGAACAAATCTACCAACCAAGTCTTCATTCTGCTCAGCGAAAAGACCGCCTATCACTTTCCCACGGTGGAGATCCATCCCGGGCGCAGCATCCACTCGACCCTCAAAAAATTCATGATCGAACTCTTCGGAGCGGACCTGCCTCAACACCGACCGCACGGAGTCCTCAGCGTGGAACATCACACCACTCGATCGCAACCCAACCCCACGGACGGCGTCTGCTTGACGCTGTTGGTCATTTGCAGGCCCTCGATCGAAAGTGTGTCCCTCATCGGAAAGTGTATCTGGCACGAGCTGAACAAGGAACTCAGCGCCCGGCTGGCGATGACCGTAGCGGCGAAAAATTCCACACTTTTGATGCACGTCGTACGATAG
- the LOC109405708 gene encoding uncharacterized protein LOC109405708 gives MAGEDLDIRLFIGKVKAYPVIWNTLDEGYADRTKKRAAWKNICRTFVENFDEKSEREQDDAYEKLSKKWKNLKDNFAKSQKKQTKSGRAANSSRKYIYAKQLSFLTQAGAVAETDSSFLEDESNNQNTQDDFNDASECEASDDAKVKIPPRYISKSMNHAKDAKFESALIDFIKAQAPVAPEPNPDRAFFESLLPIVEKFSEDEKLDFRSQVLELVKSIRKSRAVSPTTPHYYAGTHRYRVTEPAQRNRGKRGSSSRTRFPSKVYKKEFDTELIIGEQQPDALDPEESEYLDEEYLPE, from the exons ATGGCTGGTGAGGATCTGGACATTAGATTGTTCATCGGAAAGGTGAAGGCGTACCCAGTCATCTGGAATACACTGGATGAAGGCTACGCCGACCGAACAAAAAAACGCGCGGCATGGAAGAACATCTGCCGGACATTTGTGGAGAACTTCGACGAAAAATCGGAAAGGGAGCAGGACGATGCGT ACGAGAAACTATCAAAGAAATGGAAAAACCTAAAAGACAATTTTGCAAAAAGTCAAAAGAAGCAAACCAAATCCGGCCGGGCAGCCAATTCATCGAGGAAGTATATCTATGCGAAACAATTATCATTTCTGACACAAGCTGGAGCAGTGGCCGAGACGGATTCGAGTTTCCTTGAAGATGAAAGCAACAATCAGAACACCCAGGATGATTTTAATGACGCGTCTGAATGTGAAGCATCTGACGATGCAAAGGTTAAAATACCACCGCGCTAcatctcaaaatcaatgaaccaTGCAAAAGACGCAAAGTTCGAATCAGCTTTAATCGATTTCATTAAGGCACAGGCACCAGTTGCTCCAGAGCCGAACCCAGACCGGGCCTTCTTTGAAAGTTTGCTTCCGATTGTGGAGAAGTTTTCAGAAGACGAAAAACTGGACTTCCGATCCCAAGTACTGGAACTTGTCAAAAGTATCAGGAAATCGCGAGCAGTTAGCCCAACAACTCCTCATTATTATGCTGGCACTCATCGATACCGTGTTACCGAGCCTGCCCAGCGCAACCGCGGAAAGCGTGGCTCGTCGTCACGGACTAGATTTCCCTCTAAAGTTTACAAGAAGGAATTCGATACTGAATTGATCATTGGTGAACAGCAACCGGACGCACTTGATCCTGAGGAAAGCGAATATCTCGACGAGGAATACCTGCCCGAATAG